A genome region from Plasmodium vivax chromosome 11, whole genome shotgun sequence includes the following:
- a CDS encoding hypothetical protein, conserved (encoded by transcript PVX_114980A; Apicoplast targeted protein. Curated by Stuart Ralph, Walter and Eliza Hall Institute of Medical Research, Australia.): MPNVNIKCVLLFYLLYCLSFIVTTTCQLSHNNGRTLKNWFSHFSDEIFSPEQVIKKKKKKKNSPTFGCPFDKQKKKATFECVRRQLLKCSGKLFNEWSDHLSVIHPNGKLKREKIYNEAEHYIVTKKGINEKLNYIDLSSFNTYCSFYKLYVRDLVYFSGNTGANNGTSNPKTIIKRYFVRTDHLNSDPLDENSYIFISGAKKESLKGENENPPYSKIYNTVANIIHYYYVFFISKILDHTFYFVFSEGHKKENTTHSTSNSYVIYKNEVIYPFRDGQRGCGGVPFQEDYSHYDDLRDFYVIEICHCFNGITYRQNVYRLLKRLCRLYFNIELVPYIFQLPPVFYHILIILICSLTLSYIFYKIFLKYKSCF; this comes from the coding sequence ATGCCAAATGTTAACATAAAATGTGTCCTCCTGTTTTACCTCCTTTATTGCCTCTCCTTTATTGTAACTACAACCTGCCAGTTAAGCCATAATAATGGAAGAACTTTAAAAAACTGGTTTAGCCATTTTAGTgatgaaatattttcacctgaacaggtcataaaaaaaaaaaaaaaaaaaaaaaactcgccAACTTTTGGCTGTCCATTtgataagcaaaaaaaaaaagctacttTCGAATGTGTCAGGAGACAACTGCTTAAATGTAGTGGGAAATTATTTAACGAATGGAGTGATCACTTGTCTGTAATACATCCCaatggaaaattaaaaagagaaaaaatttacaatgAGGCAGAGCATTATATAGTaacgaaaaagggaataaatgaaaagttGAACTACATCGATTTGTCATCGTTCAATACGTACTGCTCATTTTACAAATTGTATGTGCGCGACTTGGTATACTTTAGTGGCAATACGGGGGCAAATAATGGTACCTCCAACCCGAAGACAATTATTAAAAGATATTTCGTCAGAACAGACCATTTGAATAGCGATCCACTGGATGAAAATAgctatattttcatttcaggcgcgaaaaaagaaagcctaaaaggggaaaatgaaaacccaCCGTACAGCAAAATTTACAACACGGTGGCGAACATAATACATTATTACTACGTTTTCTTTATAAGCAAAATACTGGACCACACTTTCTACTTTGTATTTAGCGAGGGCCATAAGAAGGAAAACACTACACATAGCACCAGTAATAGTTATgtgatttataaaaatgaagttatATACCCATTTAGGGATGGCCAAAGGGGCTGCGGGGGGGTTCCTTTCCAGGAGGACTACTCCCATTATGATGACCTACGAGATTTTTACGTAATCGAAATTTGTCACTGCTTCAACGGGATTACATACAGACAGAATGTGTACCGTTTGTTGAAGAGGTTGTGCAGGCTATATTTTAATATCGAATTGGTTCCCTACATTTTTCAGTTACCCCCCGTGTTTTACCACATCCTAATCATCCTGATTTGCTCCTTAACGCTttcctatattttttacaaaatttttctgAAGTACAAAAGTTGCTTTTGA